Proteins co-encoded in one Carassius carassius chromosome 35, fCarCar2.1, whole genome shotgun sequence genomic window:
- the si:ch211-230g15.5 gene encoding polyhomeotic-like protein 3 isoform X1, giving the protein MDKEPQTKAEPAKSTVNTTTTTAVNPSHQANGTPKTPPALTSVTTFHNQPTPTNRKVVQVNLSGDRLAPSFSPSERVSQASSSQQSPKTVSLPNTPGSTPLVRGSQNPSTATASRKISPQALLLGKSPSTSQAQMLLRAQMLILTSAVRPDVPALSSSSYSSSSSTLSSSSPRFPSTQLQSLTLRPPPPGTLTIPPNLPLKPTPSSQPPPLSCPRLPSFHLRPSQPVNAPGKDGATKTESPASQTAQTKAPVRHLTVPPPSLYAPAQAHALAKQKLNTSGLKRPHSQINIPQHPFNQRHTPPNSPPATPKKPLPELKRCPSTQSSQTVSSPITVPSPARSHRTPPTLPLRSSSPGGSLLATKQLLRIALSSASAQCTNGQSKTATVSPPHDLIQSKPLISPVLAKPECPAQPLRTPNPCPQLVQLSPSRQTTAATPLITTPPLASPQRASPPSPVLPLVSTSSILAPLQSLLTSQSPTQTSETSKEPKDRKEEQKEGDVPEKTPQDLKCPAPQEKITQPVTVDQPSSETTEKVLDKKTDCTEDSRTDSQIKTSQKNETLSTSVAPWPAEKDDQCEEMSTQSDNHSAISSLSSDMSPIQSSITQPVDMSPVDSCFPPKFHPVLERPPVQAPSVSQMKATEAQQPSGAAKPLVLTHLVEGFIIQEGLEPFPVSRSSLMVGPVRESGVNGVRDAELIPSSSEPPEDSTDSDDEVTNNGVGQSHKLVLQCQFCKRKGTAQTFPRSKRFCSKSCAKRFSYTKRFRALRRCVSEGGHRSELNGAEENFHQAKHGTTEQWRILQQPPHEGEDGTAAPMKTRLRRHTEQEREREIRVRQTVQETRSAPTSPIDPVSPTDISPYPKPAQWSVDQVSSFISNLPGCQDIAESFRAQEIDGQALLLLTEDHLMSAMNVKLGPALKICARINSLKEGGR; this is encoded by the exons ATGGACAAGGAGCCCCAAACTAAAGCAGAACCTGCAAAGAGCACAGTTAACACCACGACCACCACAGCGGTGAACCCTTCCCATCAGGCCAATGGCACCCCAAAAACTCCTCCTGCGCTCACATCTGTAACCACCTTTCACAATCAACCCACCCCCACCAACAGAAAAGTGGTGCAG GTCAATTTGTCTGGGGACCGACTGGCCCCTTCTTTTTCACCAAGTGAGAGAGTCAGCCAAGCTTCATCGTCGCAGCAGAGCCCTaaaacg GTTTCTCTGCCCAACACTCCTGGATCAACACCTCTTGTAAGAGGAAGTCAGAATCCAAGCACTGCTACGGCCTCCCGCAAAATCTCCCCTCAAGCGCTGCTTCTGGGGAAGAGCCCGAGTACAAGTCAGGCTCAGATGCTTCTGAGGGCCCAGATG TTGATTCTAACGTCTGCTGTGCGGCCTGATGTACCTgccctctcctcttcctcctactcctcctcttcctccacccTTTCCTCTTCCTCACCTCGGTTTCCCTCCACACAG CTCCAGAGTCTGACTCTCCGTCCACCTCCACCTGGCACCCTTACCATCCCTCCAAACTTACCACTAAAGCCCACACCATCAAGCCAACCCCCTCCTCTTTCATGCCCGAGGTTACCAAGTTTCCATCTGAGACCCAGCCAGCCAGTGAATGCTCCAGGAAAGGATGGAGCTACTAAGACAGAAAGCCCAGCATCTCAAACAGCTCAAACGAAAGCACCAGTTCGCCATCTTACGGTTCCACCTCCAT CGCTGTATGCACCTGCACAGGCCCATGCCTTAGCGAAGCAGAAGCTGAATACCAGTGGTCTCAAGAGACCCCACAGCCAGATCAACATCCCCCAGCACCCCTTTAATCAGAGGCATACGCCCCCAAACTCTCCCCCTGCCACACCAAAGAAGCCTCTTCCAGAGTTAAAGCGCTGCCCGTCTACACAGTCATCCCAAACCGTGTCGTCGCCCATCACCGTTCCTTCCCCCGCGAGGTCTCACCGCACACCCCCTACTCTGCCCTTGAGGTCTTCCTCACCCGGTGGGTCCTTACTGGCTACAAAACAGCTGCTGAGGATCGCGTTGTCTTCTGCATCTGCCCAGTGCACCAACGGCCAATCAAAGACAGCTACTGTGTCCCCTCCCCACGATCTCATCCAATCGAAGCCGCTCATCTCGCCTGTGCTCGCTAAGCCAGAGTGCCCCGCCCAGCCGTTACGGACTCCAAACCCATGCCCACAGCTGGTGCAGCTGTCGCCCTCCAGACAAACCACTGCGGCCACACCTCTCATCACCACCCCACCGCTGGCGTCTCCTCAAAGGGCATCCCCTCCGTCTCCAGTGCTGCCCCTGGTGTCCACCAGCAGCATTCTCGCACCGCTGCAGTCTCTTTTGACCTCACAGAGTCCAACACAGACATCCGAGACGTCGAAAGAGCCGAAGGATAGAAAGGAAGAACAGAAGGAGGGAGATGTACCAGAAAAAACTCCTCAAGATCTGAAATGTCCAGCACCCCAAGAGAAAATCACCCAACCTGTCACCGTAGATCAGCCATCAAGCGAAACTACAGAGAAG GTCTTGGACAAGAAGACAGACTGCACAGAGGATTCGAGGACTGACAGTCAAATCAAGACGTCACAGAAGAATGAGACCCTCTCGACCTCAGTCGCACCATGGCCAGCTGAGAAAGATGACCAGTGTGAGGAAATGTCCACCCAGTCAGACAATCACTCAG CAATTTCCAGCCTGTCCTCTGACATGTCACCCATCCAGTCCTCCATCACTCAGCCAGTAGATATGTCCCCTGTGGACAGCTGCTTTCCTCCAAAGTTTCACCCTGTGTTAGAGAGGCCACCAGTTCAGGCTCCCAGCGTCAGTCAGATGAAGGCCACAGAGGCTCAGCAACCATCAGGAGCGGCCAAACCTTTGGTTCTAACACACCTGGTGGAAGGATTTATCATACAGGAAGGACTAGAGCCATTCCCG GTGAGCAGGTCGTCTCTGATGGTGGGTCCTGTCCGTGAGTCTGGGGTGAATGGTGTGAGGGATGCCGAACTCATCCCTTCCAGTTCAGAACCTCCAGAGGACTCCACAGACTCAGATGATGAGGTTACAAACA ATGGTGTCGGACAGTCCCACAAGCTTGTTCTGCAGTGCCAGTTTTGCAAGAGGAAAGGCACCGCCCAAACATTCCCACGCTCCAAGCGATTCTGCTCTAAATCCTGTGCCAAGAG GTTCAGTTACACCAAACGTTTCCGTGCTCTCAGACGCTGTGTCAGTGAGGGGGGTCACCGATCTGAGCTCAATGGTGCTGaggaaaattttcaccag GCCAAACATGGGACCACGGAGCAGTGGAGAATCCTTCAGCAGCCGCCACACGAGGGTGAAGATGGGACGGCTGCTCCAATGAAGACCAGGCTCCGCAGACACACGGAACAGGAACGAGAGCGAGAGATTAGAGTCAGGCAAACGGTGCAGGAGACGAGAAGTGCTCCCACCTCACCCATAGATCCTGTGTCTCCCACCGATATCTCCCCTTATCCAAAACCAGCTCAGTGGTCGGTGGATCAAGTGTCAAGTTTTATATCCAATTTACCAG GGTGTCAAGACATCGCAGAATCCTTCAGAGCCCAAGAGATCGATGGGCAGGCGTTGCTTCTTCTGACCGAAGACCATTTGATGAGCGCCATGAATGTCAAACTCGGCCCCGCTCTCAAAATATGCGCCCGCATCAACTCCCTGAAAGAAGGTGGAAGATAA
- the si:ch211-230g15.5 gene encoding polyhomeotic-like protein 3 isoform X2, producing MDKEPQTKAEPAKSTVNTTTTTAVNPSHQANGTPKTPPALTSVTTFHNQPTPTNRKVVQVNLSGDRLAPSFSPSERVSQASSSQQSPKTVSLPNTPGSTPLVRGSQNPSTATASRKISPQALLLGKSPSTSQAQMLLRAQMLQSLTLRPPPPGTLTIPPNLPLKPTPSSQPPPLSCPRLPSFHLRPSQPVNAPGKDGATKTESPASQTAQTKAPVRHLTVPPPSLYAPAQAHALAKQKLNTSGLKRPHSQINIPQHPFNQRHTPPNSPPATPKKPLPELKRCPSTQSSQTVSSPITVPSPARSHRTPPTLPLRSSSPGGSLLATKQLLRIALSSASAQCTNGQSKTATVSPPHDLIQSKPLISPVLAKPECPAQPLRTPNPCPQLVQLSPSRQTTAATPLITTPPLASPQRASPPSPVLPLVSTSSILAPLQSLLTSQSPTQTSETSKEPKDRKEEQKEGDVPEKTPQDLKCPAPQEKITQPVTVDQPSSETTEKVLDKKTDCTEDSRTDSQIKTSQKNETLSTSVAPWPAEKDDQCEEMSTQSDNHSAISSLSSDMSPIQSSITQPVDMSPVDSCFPPKFHPVLERPPVQAPSVSQMKATEAQQPSGAAKPLVLTHLVEGFIIQEGLEPFPVSRSSLMVGPVRESGVNGVRDAELIPSSSEPPEDSTDSDDEVTNNGVGQSHKLVLQCQFCKRKGTAQTFPRSKRFCSKSCAKRFSYTKRFRALRRCVSEGGHRSELNGAEENFHQAKHGTTEQWRILQQPPHEGEDGTAAPMKTRLRRHTEQEREREIRVRQTVQETRSAPTSPIDPVSPTDISPYPKPAQWSVDQVSSFISNLPGCQDIAESFRAQEIDGQALLLLTEDHLMSAMNVKLGPALKICARINSLKEGGR from the exons ATGGACAAGGAGCCCCAAACTAAAGCAGAACCTGCAAAGAGCACAGTTAACACCACGACCACCACAGCGGTGAACCCTTCCCATCAGGCCAATGGCACCCCAAAAACTCCTCCTGCGCTCACATCTGTAACCACCTTTCACAATCAACCCACCCCCACCAACAGAAAAGTGGTGCAG GTCAATTTGTCTGGGGACCGACTGGCCCCTTCTTTTTCACCAAGTGAGAGAGTCAGCCAAGCTTCATCGTCGCAGCAGAGCCCTaaaacg GTTTCTCTGCCCAACACTCCTGGATCAACACCTCTTGTAAGAGGAAGTCAGAATCCAAGCACTGCTACGGCCTCCCGCAAAATCTCCCCTCAAGCGCTGCTTCTGGGGAAGAGCCCGAGTACAAGTCAGGCTCAGATGCTTCTGAGGGCCCAGATG CTCCAGAGTCTGACTCTCCGTCCACCTCCACCTGGCACCCTTACCATCCCTCCAAACTTACCACTAAAGCCCACACCATCAAGCCAACCCCCTCCTCTTTCATGCCCGAGGTTACCAAGTTTCCATCTGAGACCCAGCCAGCCAGTGAATGCTCCAGGAAAGGATGGAGCTACTAAGACAGAAAGCCCAGCATCTCAAACAGCTCAAACGAAAGCACCAGTTCGCCATCTTACGGTTCCACCTCCAT CGCTGTATGCACCTGCACAGGCCCATGCCTTAGCGAAGCAGAAGCTGAATACCAGTGGTCTCAAGAGACCCCACAGCCAGATCAACATCCCCCAGCACCCCTTTAATCAGAGGCATACGCCCCCAAACTCTCCCCCTGCCACACCAAAGAAGCCTCTTCCAGAGTTAAAGCGCTGCCCGTCTACACAGTCATCCCAAACCGTGTCGTCGCCCATCACCGTTCCTTCCCCCGCGAGGTCTCACCGCACACCCCCTACTCTGCCCTTGAGGTCTTCCTCACCCGGTGGGTCCTTACTGGCTACAAAACAGCTGCTGAGGATCGCGTTGTCTTCTGCATCTGCCCAGTGCACCAACGGCCAATCAAAGACAGCTACTGTGTCCCCTCCCCACGATCTCATCCAATCGAAGCCGCTCATCTCGCCTGTGCTCGCTAAGCCAGAGTGCCCCGCCCAGCCGTTACGGACTCCAAACCCATGCCCACAGCTGGTGCAGCTGTCGCCCTCCAGACAAACCACTGCGGCCACACCTCTCATCACCACCCCACCGCTGGCGTCTCCTCAAAGGGCATCCCCTCCGTCTCCAGTGCTGCCCCTGGTGTCCACCAGCAGCATTCTCGCACCGCTGCAGTCTCTTTTGACCTCACAGAGTCCAACACAGACATCCGAGACGTCGAAAGAGCCGAAGGATAGAAAGGAAGAACAGAAGGAGGGAGATGTACCAGAAAAAACTCCTCAAGATCTGAAATGTCCAGCACCCCAAGAGAAAATCACCCAACCTGTCACCGTAGATCAGCCATCAAGCGAAACTACAGAGAAG GTCTTGGACAAGAAGACAGACTGCACAGAGGATTCGAGGACTGACAGTCAAATCAAGACGTCACAGAAGAATGAGACCCTCTCGACCTCAGTCGCACCATGGCCAGCTGAGAAAGATGACCAGTGTGAGGAAATGTCCACCCAGTCAGACAATCACTCAG CAATTTCCAGCCTGTCCTCTGACATGTCACCCATCCAGTCCTCCATCACTCAGCCAGTAGATATGTCCCCTGTGGACAGCTGCTTTCCTCCAAAGTTTCACCCTGTGTTAGAGAGGCCACCAGTTCAGGCTCCCAGCGTCAGTCAGATGAAGGCCACAGAGGCTCAGCAACCATCAGGAGCGGCCAAACCTTTGGTTCTAACACACCTGGTGGAAGGATTTATCATACAGGAAGGACTAGAGCCATTCCCG GTGAGCAGGTCGTCTCTGATGGTGGGTCCTGTCCGTGAGTCTGGGGTGAATGGTGTGAGGGATGCCGAACTCATCCCTTCCAGTTCAGAACCTCCAGAGGACTCCACAGACTCAGATGATGAGGTTACAAACA ATGGTGTCGGACAGTCCCACAAGCTTGTTCTGCAGTGCCAGTTTTGCAAGAGGAAAGGCACCGCCCAAACATTCCCACGCTCCAAGCGATTCTGCTCTAAATCCTGTGCCAAGAG GTTCAGTTACACCAAACGTTTCCGTGCTCTCAGACGCTGTGTCAGTGAGGGGGGTCACCGATCTGAGCTCAATGGTGCTGaggaaaattttcaccag GCCAAACATGGGACCACGGAGCAGTGGAGAATCCTTCAGCAGCCGCCACACGAGGGTGAAGATGGGACGGCTGCTCCAATGAAGACCAGGCTCCGCAGACACACGGAACAGGAACGAGAGCGAGAGATTAGAGTCAGGCAAACGGTGCAGGAGACGAGAAGTGCTCCCACCTCACCCATAGATCCTGTGTCTCCCACCGATATCTCCCCTTATCCAAAACCAGCTCAGTGGTCGGTGGATCAAGTGTCAAGTTTTATATCCAATTTACCAG GGTGTCAAGACATCGCAGAATCCTTCAGAGCCCAAGAGATCGATGGGCAGGCGTTGCTTCTTCTGACCGAAGACCATTTGATGAGCGCCATGAATGTCAAACTCGGCCCCGCTCTCAAAATATGCGCCCGCATCAACTCCCTGAAAGAAGGTGGAAGATAA
- the slc7a14b gene encoding probable cationic amino acid transporter → MSAVFAKLDPRRIEWESSWYGLHSRILRTKPVDSMQEGSDDLHGTRLARVLTTVDLVSLGVGSCVGTGMYVVAGLVAKEMAGPGVILSFIIAAVASILSGVCYAEFGVRVPKTTGSAYTYSYVTVGEFVAFFIGWNLILEYLIGTAAGASALSSMFDSLANHTISRYMINHLGTMNGLGKGEESYPDLLALLIAMVVTVIVGFGVKNSVSFNNVLNVVNLAVWVFMVLAGLFFLSGANWEDGRFLPYGWSGVMQGAATCFYAFIGFDIIATTGEEAKSPDTSIPYAITASLITCLTAYVSVSVILTLLVPFNRIDGDAPLMEMFAVHGFLAGKYIVAVGAVAGLTVSLLGSLFPMPRVIYAMAGDGLLFRFLSFVSPHTETPVLACAVSGSLAALLALLVSLRDLIEMMSIGTLLAYTLVSVCVLLLRYQPDRDSFTSFLTEEEEEERKRKEEMMAASEKDMNSPDGEEYTDNPCGSKNLPSKGDDETLIEKSDSGGYQSDSSGYGVGDNGTEVDDSNSLLKRILGSHYYTIRMRLGLPNLGDRPTPATGRTVTSCVLLFFILTFFLWMLVIYGFDQFSGGARWAILPFIMTIVVLMVTLVIIILRQPENPKKLPYMAPCVPFVPTAAMLVNIYLMLKLSSITWVRFVVWCSLGVLIYFSYGMWNSSLELSAREEAAHASSYQRYDTEVDDSFNVDEDLPPQEDEEDGQYQGWAAEEYGNQKHYQQLDEQRPSNSHNYRSKGRTNKGFEELVNEEYSPE, encoded by the exons ATGAGCGCTGTCTTTGCTAAACTGGACCCCAGGAGAATTGAGTGGGAGTCATCCTGGTATGGACTCCACTCGCGAATCCTGCGCACTAAACCTGTGGACTCCATGCAGGAGGGCTCAGATGACCTGCACGGCACCAGGCTCGCCCGTGTGCTCACTACGGTGGATCTTGTGTCACTCGGGGTGGGCAGCTGCGTGGGCACTGGCATGTATGTGGTCGCTGGGCTTGTGGCTAAGGAAATGGCAGGACCTGGAGTGATCTTGTCCTTCATCATTGCAGCTGTGGCATCCATTCTGTCAG GTGTCTGCTATGCTGAGTTTGGTGTGAGAGTGCCTAAGACAACAGGCTCCGCCTACACGTACAGTTATGTCACAGTGGGAGAATTTGTGGCCTTTTTCATTGGCTGGAATCTCATTTTGGAGTATTTGATTGGCACAGCAGCGGGGGCCAGTGCTCTGAGCAGCATGTTCGACTCTTTAGCCAATCACACCATCAGCCGCTACATGATCAACCATCTTGGAACAATGAATGGCCTGG GTAAGGGAGAGGAATCTTATCCAGACCTGCTGGCTCTGCTGATCGCTATGGTGGTGACGGTGATTGTGGGTTTTGGGGTGAAAAACTCTGTGAGCTTCAATAATGTGTTGAATGTTGTTAACCTGGCCGTGTGGGTCTTTATGGTGCTTGCTGGACTGTTTTTCCTTTCTGGAGCCAACTGGGAGGATGGGAGGTTTCTGCCCTATGGCTGGTCAGGG GTTATGCAAGGAGCTGCAACCTGTTTCTATGCCTTCATTGGCTTTGATATTATCGCCACCACAGGAGAAGAGGCCAAGAGCCCTGACACTTCTATTCCATATGCCATAACAGCGTCTCTCATCACCTGTCTCACAGCGTACGTCTCT GTGAGTGTGATTCTGACGCTGTTGGTGCCATTTAACCGGATTGATGGCGATGCCCCGCTGATGGAGATGTTTGCCGTTCATGGCTTCCTGGCAGGGAAGTATATTGTAGCTGTGGGCGCTGTTGCAGGACTCACTGTCAGCCTGCTGGGATCTCTGTTCCCTATGCCCAGAGTCATCTATGCCATGGCAGGAGATGGTCTGCTTTTCAG GTTCCTGTCCTTTGTGAGTCCGCACACAGAGACGCCTGTGCTGGCCTGTGCTGTGTCAGGCTCTCTGGCTGCTCTGTTGGCTCTTCTGGTGAGTCTGAGGGACCTGATCGAGATGATGTCCATCGGCACGCTGCTGGCCTACACACTGGTGTCAGTATGTGTGCTGCTTCTGCGATATCAGCCCGACAGAGACAGCTTCACCAGTTTCCTTactgaagaggaagaggaggagcggAAGAGGAAGGAGGAAATGATGGCAGCTAGTGAGAAGGACATGAACTCACCTGACGGAGAAGAGTACACCGACAACCCCTGTGGGTCCAAGAACCTCCCCTCCAAAGGAGACGATGAAACTCTGATTGAAAAATCAGACTCTGGAGGTTACCAGTCGGATAGTTCTGGCTACGGTGTTGGAGATAATGGCACTGAGGTGGACGACTCCAATAGTCTCTTGAAACGCATTTTGGGGTCTCATTATTATACTATACGGATGCGTTTGGGCCTTCCAAACTTGGGTGATAGGCCCACTCCTGCAACAGGACGTACTGTTACTTCCTGTGTCCTCCTTTTCTTCATCTTGACCTTCTTTCTCTGGATGCTTGTCATCTATGGTTTCGACCAGTTCTCAGGAGGAGCTCGGTGGGCAATATTACCTTTTATAATGACTATAGTTGTCCTCATGGTTACTttggttattattattctccGGCAGCCAGAGAACCCTAAAAAGCTGCCCTACATGGCGCCCTGTGTGCCCTTTGTGCCCACCGCTGCCATGCTGGTGAACATTTACCTCATGCTCAAACTCTCCAGCATTACCTGGGTGCGCTTTGTGGTGTGGTGCTCACTAG GTGTGCTGATCTATTTTAGCTACGGGATGTGGAACAGCTCGCTGGAACTCAGCGCTAGAGAGGAAGCGGCTCACGCCAGCTCCTACCAGAGGTATGACACAGAGGTGGACGACAGCTTCAATGTCGATGAAGACCTCCCTCCTCAGGAGGACGAAGAGGACGGACAGTACCAGGGCTGGGCGGCTGAGGAGTATGGCAATCAGAAACACTACCAGCAGCTTGATGAACAGAGACCGTCCAACAGTCACAATTACAGAAGCAAAGGCAGGACCAATAAGGGCTTTGAGGAGCTGGTCAATGAAGAGTATTCACCTGAGTGA